One Methylophilus sp. TWE2 DNA segment encodes these proteins:
- a CDS encoding mechanosensitive ion channel family protein: MDNDINILWKEIAHDLSSVSALWQLFIIGAVLAVSGLLNLHLRKQIAAGRVNIVYKMLLGGIERLFFPLTAFLMLLITRLVLEHWMHVGLIKLSVRMLLAMVVIRSLVYVLRYVFSPGAWLHSFERIIAWSVWVIVALHISGFLDPALQILEDVKFSVGKQKLNLLLLLQGSLTIVITMLAALWLSRMIELRLMAVTNINGNWRVIMVKLVRMVAIVIALLMSMAAVGIDVTMLSVFGGALGVGLGFGLQKIASNYVSGFIILMDKSLHMGDLITIGDHHGVVQELRSRYMILQKPDATEIIIPNEKMITDVVINHTSAVHTAKVPIPIQISYESDLDLAIQLLKEIGRTHERTIQDDAAVDVTIKSFGQNGIDLVLAIWVPNPEEGTAKLQSDIYYEIWRRFKANNIRIPYPQQDVRIISSPNAVNGEA, encoded by the coding sequence ATGGATAACGATATTAATATTCTCTGGAAAGAAATTGCGCACGACCTAAGTTCTGTGTCTGCGTTATGGCAATTATTTATTATAGGCGCTGTGCTTGCTGTCAGCGGTCTGTTGAATCTGCATCTGCGCAAGCAAATTGCCGCTGGAAGGGTAAACATCGTTTACAAAATGCTACTCGGGGGGATTGAGCGGTTGTTCTTTCCGCTGACGGCATTTTTGATGCTATTGATTACGCGGCTAGTGCTTGAACATTGGATGCACGTGGGGCTGATCAAGCTGTCAGTGCGAATGTTGCTGGCCATGGTCGTGATTCGCAGTTTGGTCTATGTGCTGCGTTATGTGTTTTCACCGGGTGCCTGGTTGCACTCGTTTGAGCGCATTATCGCCTGGAGCGTGTGGGTGATTGTTGCTTTGCATATCAGCGGCTTTCTTGACCCTGCATTGCAAATTCTCGAAGACGTGAAATTCAGTGTAGGCAAGCAGAAGCTTAATCTGCTGTTGCTGTTGCAAGGCAGCCTGACGATTGTCATCACCATGCTGGCGGCATTGTGGCTGAGCCGCATGATAGAACTCAGGCTCATGGCAGTCACTAACATTAATGGCAACTGGCGTGTCATTATGGTCAAGTTGGTGCGCATGGTGGCGATTGTGATTGCCTTGCTGATGTCGATGGCGGCGGTGGGGATTGATGTCACCATGTTGTCAGTGTTTGGCGGGGCACTTGGCGTAGGCTTGGGTTTTGGTTTGCAAAAGATCGCGAGTAACTACGTGAGCGGCTTTATCATCTTGATGGATAAGTCTCTGCACATGGGTGACCTGATTACCATTGGGGATCATCATGGTGTTGTGCAAGAGTTGCGCTCTCGCTACATGATCCTGCAGAAGCCCGATGCGACAGAAATCATCATTCCTAACGAGAAGATGATTACTGATGTGGTCATTAATCATACCTCTGCAGTGCATACAGCCAAGGTGCCTATTCCCATTCAGATATCCTATGAAAGCGACCTTGATCTGGCGATACAATTACTAAAAGAAATCGGTAGAACACACGAGCGCACCATTCAGGATGATGCAGCGGTAGATGTCACCATCAAATCATTTGGCCAAAATGGCATTGATTTAGTATTAGCGATATGGGTTCCCAACCCTGAGGAGGGGACAGCCAAATTGCAAAGCGACATTTATTATGAGATTTGGCGGCGCTTCAAAGCCAATAATATTCGGATTCCATACCCACAGCAGGACGTGCGTATTATCTCTTCTCCAAACGCAGTGAATGGCGAAGCATAA
- the dut gene encoding dUTP diphosphatase has translation MSITVDLKILDPRLHHMMPSYATPGSAGLDLRACIEHTQTIQPGETIMIPTGMAIHIDNTYYAAMILPRSGLGHKHGIVLGNLVGLIDSDYQGQLLVSCWNRSKEPFILNPMERIAQMVIVPVVQADFHIVDEFASSERGEGGFGSTGKH, from the coding sequence ATGTCGATTACAGTAGACCTCAAGATTCTTGACCCTCGTTTGCATCACATGATGCCAAGCTATGCAACGCCTGGTTCGGCTGGGCTAGATTTACGTGCCTGTATTGAGCATACGCAGACCATACAGCCGGGCGAAACCATCATGATACCTACCGGGATGGCTATCCACATCGACAATACATATTATGCTGCCATGATTTTGCCGCGCTCTGGTTTGGGTCATAAACACGGCATCGTGCTTGGCAACCTGGTAGGGTTGATCGATTCGGATTACCAAGGGCAATTACTGGTTTCTTGTTGGAACCGCAGTAAAGAACCGTTCATCCTGAATCCGATGGAACGTATTGCACAGATGGTGATTGTGCCTGTTGTGCAGGCTGATTTTCATATTGTTGACGAATTTGCCAGCAGCGAACGTGGTGAAGGCGGCTTTGGTAGCACAGGCAAGCACTAA
- the rpmB gene encoding 50S ribosomal protein L28 translates to MARVCQVTGKKPMVGNNVSHAQNKTRRRFLPNLQNRKFWVESENRWVSLRITNAALRTIDKNGIDAVLADLRAAGEKI, encoded by the coding sequence ATGGCACGTGTATGTCAGGTAACCGGTAAAAAACCAATGGTGGGTAATAACGTTTCCCACGCACAAAACAAAACAAGACGTCGTTTCTTGCCTAACTTGCAAAACCGTAAGTTTTGGGTTGAGAGCGAAAACCGCTGGGTAAGCCTGCGCATTACTAACGCCGCTTTGCGTACCATCGACAAAAATGGTATCGATGCAGTATTGGCTGATTTGCGCGCTGCTGGCGAAAAAATCTAA
- a CDS encoding glutaredoxin family protein codes for MQNQLILLGTQGCHLCEQAEHILQTLDVSYQYLDIMDNEKLLALYEIHIPVLLESMASKKELYWPFDADMVSAWLTQ; via the coding sequence ATGCAAAACCAGTTGATATTATTAGGCACCCAGGGCTGCCATTTATGCGAACAAGCAGAGCACATTCTGCAAACGCTTGACGTTTCTTACCAATATCTAGACATCATGGATAACGAAAAATTGCTGGCGTTGTATGAAATCCACATTCCGGTCTTATTAGAGAGCATGGCAAGCAAGAAAGAGTTGTATTGGCCATTTGATGCTGACATGGTCAGCGCCTGGTTAACACAGTAA
- the rpmG gene encoding 50S ribosomal protein L33 — MREKIKLESSAGTGHFYTTTKNKRTMPEKMEIKKFDPVARKHVMYKETKLK, encoded by the coding sequence ATGCGCGAAAAAATCAAATTGGAATCCAGTGCTGGTACAGGTCACTTCTATACCACTACTAAAAACAAACGTACTATGCCTGAGAAAATGGAAATCAAAAAGTTTGATCCAGTTGCTCGCAAGCATGTCATGTACAAAGAAACTAAGTTGAAATAA
- the rpoA gene encoding DNA-directed RNA polymerase subunit alpha, with translation MQNNPTDYLKPRVVDVEVITPLRARVTLEPMERGFGYTLGNALRRVLLSSIPGFAITEVKIDGVVHEYSTIEGVQEDVVDILLNLKGVALKLHNKTETILVLNKSGEGIVTAGDFEVGHDAEIVNPNHIIANITKGGKLNLEVKVEMGRGYQPVPARQKANDEDRVLGFMMVDASFSPINKVSYHVESARVEQRTDLDKLIMDVETNGIIEPEQAIRDAARILIGQLSVFANLEGASADVEVKAAPQVDPILLRPVDDLELTVRSANCLKAENIFYIGDLIQRTENELLKAPNLGRKSLNEIKDVLASKGLTLGMKLENWPPVGLEKA, from the coding sequence ATGCAAAATAACCCTACAGATTATTTGAAGCCACGTGTTGTGGACGTTGAAGTGATTACTCCACTGCGTGCACGTGTGACTTTAGAGCCAATGGAACGTGGCTTTGGCTATACCTTGGGTAATGCGTTGAGAAGAGTTTTGCTCTCTTCCATTCCGGGTTTTGCCATCACTGAAGTAAAGATTGATGGTGTTGTACATGAGTACTCCACTATCGAAGGTGTGCAAGAAGACGTTGTTGACATCTTGCTCAACTTGAAAGGTGTTGCTTTAAAGCTTCACAATAAAACTGAAACCATTTTGGTGTTGAACAAATCTGGTGAAGGTATTGTGACTGCTGGTGATTTTGAAGTTGGCCACGATGCTGAGATTGTTAACCCAAACCACATCATCGCTAACATCACTAAAGGCGGTAAGCTAAATCTGGAAGTGAAAGTTGAAATGGGCCGTGGCTACCAGCCAGTCCCAGCCCGTCAGAAAGCCAACGATGAAGATCGCGTGCTGGGTTTCATGATGGTCGATGCCTCTTTCAGCCCAATCAACAAAGTGAGCTATCATGTTGAGAGCGCACGTGTTGAGCAGCGTACTGACCTCGACAAACTGATTATGGATGTTGAGACTAACGGCATCATCGAGCCAGAGCAGGCTATTCGTGATGCAGCGCGTATCCTCATTGGTCAGCTGTCTGTGTTCGCAAATCTGGAAGGTGCTTCCGCTGATGTTGAGGTGAAAGCAGCTCCACAGGTAGATCCTATCCTGTTGCGTCCAGTTGATGATCTGGAACTGACAGTACGTTCTGCCAACTGCCTCAAAGCAGAAAACATTTTCTACATTGGTGATCTGATTCAGCGTACAGAAAACGAATTGCTGAAAGCGCCTAACCTGGGTAGAAAATCATTGAATGAAATTAAAGACGTGTTGGCCTCCAAAGGCTTGACACTGGGAATGAAGCTGGAAAACTGGCCACCTGTTGGCTTGGAAAAAGCTTAA
- the rplQ gene encoding 50S ribosomal protein L17 yields the protein MRHGNSNRKLNRTSSHRAAMFRNMVTSLLRHEVIKTTLPKAKELRKYAEPLITLGKTPTLANRRLAFSRLRDRDIVGKLFGELGPRYNARNGGYLRILKCGFRQGDNAPMAFVELVDRPEIAEAPAAE from the coding sequence ATGCGTCACGGTAATAGCAATCGTAAATTGAACAGAACCAGCAGCCACCGTGCTGCCATGTTCCGCAACATGGTGACCTCTTTGCTGCGTCACGAAGTGATCAAAACAACTTTGCCAAAAGCAAAAGAGCTGCGCAAATATGCAGAGCCTCTGATCACTTTGGGTAAAACACCTACACTGGCAAACCGTCGTCTGGCATTCAGCCGTCTGCGTGACCGCGATATCGTTGGCAAACTGTTCGGTGAACTGGGCCCACGTTACAACGCACGCAATGGTGGTTACCTGCGTATTCTGAAATGTGGCTTCCGCCAAGGTGACAATGCGCCTATGGCATTTGTTGAGTTGGTTGACCGCCCAGAAATTGCTGAAGCACCAGCAGCAGAATAA
- a CDS encoding TonB-dependent receptor, producing MRVLHLTPLSIAIATAFNTPISVCAEEVNTVTLSPIVVTATRQAQNSFDLPVAIDVVEEKDIKNGQLQMQLSESLIRVPGITAQNRNNQAQDPQISTRGFGSRSAFGVRGVRVYVDGIPLTMPDGQGQPGVVDLSAIKSIEVMRGPFSSLYGNSSGGVIQMITKNAPQSPEVGATAMFGSYDTKRQVLEAAGQSENVEYLLNISNFETNSFRDHGKGNKQMATAKFKFNISEDTKLTSLVNWFEQDAQDPLGLDRARAFSGSTRDSAIAAATFANTGVKRDHTQIGFNLEHAFNENNKISLIPYVGSRRNAQVLTTTATATTLNTTNGRLSEIDREFYGTDLRWDNSGAVFSLPYTLAVGLTYGKSTDDRKDTNILNNGLAINVANRNEQNISTNFDQYIQGKLSISQSVDVHAGARHTKVRLKVKDDLLTVNGDNSGSVEYQKTTPVIGAVWKATEALNFYVNFGKGFETPTFVEAAFDNVATGVASKPNLGLKASESNNYEIGAKAFLNDNTRMNITFFKVMTDDEIVTSLTNAGRSSFTNAGKTERKGLELSIDSRFENNISTYFAYTLLDAEFKDSFTFRPTTTTSRTVLAGNKIPGTYRSQIYGEIAWSYQPLGFFTAFEGRHNSKVFVDDVNSDSAPSYTIFNLRAGFEQNLTNWRFKEFVRVENMFDKEYIGSVRINDGNRLFYETAADRNYLVGLSAQYKF from the coding sequence ATGCGCGTGCTTCATTTAACTCCGTTATCAATTGCCATCGCAACAGCTTTCAACACCCCTATTTCGGTGTGTGCTGAGGAGGTCAACACGGTCACCTTATCCCCAATAGTGGTTACGGCAACCCGCCAGGCACAAAACAGCTTTGACCTGCCAGTGGCAATTGACGTCGTTGAGGAAAAAGACATCAAAAATGGGCAATTGCAAATGCAACTTTCTGAGAGCCTGATTAGGGTTCCAGGCATCACCGCACAAAACAGAAACAATCAAGCCCAGGATCCTCAAATTTCCACTCGTGGCTTCGGCTCACGCTCTGCTTTTGGCGTGCGAGGAGTGAGAGTGTATGTGGATGGCATTCCGCTCACCATGCCAGACGGACAAGGTCAGCCAGGGGTGGTTGATTTGTCGGCTATTAAAAGCATTGAAGTGATGCGCGGACCCTTCTCATCACTTTACGGAAACTCTTCCGGGGGCGTCATCCAAATGATCACAAAAAATGCACCGCAATCACCTGAAGTTGGCGCTACCGCCATGTTTGGCAGCTATGATACAAAACGGCAAGTATTAGAGGCTGCGGGGCAATCTGAAAATGTTGAATATCTATTGAATATTTCAAACTTTGAAACCAATAGTTTCCGTGATCATGGCAAAGGCAACAAACAAATGGCTACTGCCAAGTTCAAATTTAATATTAGCGAAGACACCAAGCTCACTTCATTGGTAAATTGGTTTGAACAAGATGCCCAAGATCCGCTAGGACTCGATCGGGCGAGAGCATTCTCAGGGTCAACCAGAGATTCAGCGATTGCCGCAGCAACATTTGCAAACACTGGCGTGAAACGTGATCATACTCAGATAGGCTTTAATCTAGAGCATGCATTTAACGAAAATAATAAAATCAGTTTAATTCCATATGTAGGGTCACGTAGAAATGCGCAAGTGCTTACTACAACGGCGACTGCGACTACTCTGAATACCACTAACGGACGCTTGAGTGAAATAGATCGAGAATTTTATGGCACAGATCTGCGCTGGGACAACTCAGGCGCAGTCTTCAGTTTGCCATACACTCTTGCGGTTGGTTTAACCTACGGCAAATCAACTGATGATCGAAAAGATACAAACATACTAAATAACGGTTTGGCTATAAACGTAGCAAACCGTAATGAACAAAACATTTCAACCAACTTTGATCAATATATTCAAGGAAAACTTAGCATCAGCCAATCTGTTGATGTTCATGCAGGCGCACGACATACGAAAGTCAGATTAAAAGTAAAAGACGATTTGCTGACTGTCAATGGCGATAATAGCGGCAGCGTCGAGTATCAGAAAACCACCCCAGTCATCGGCGCCGTCTGGAAAGCCACTGAAGCTCTGAATTTTTATGTTAACTTCGGCAAAGGTTTTGAAACTCCGACTTTCGTTGAGGCAGCGTTTGATAACGTAGCCACCGGTGTCGCGAGTAAGCCGAATTTGGGTTTAAAAGCCTCAGAAAGTAATAATTATGAAATTGGTGCCAAAGCTTTCTTGAACGATAACACCAGAATGAACATCACCTTTTTTAAGGTAATGACCGATGATGAAATCGTTACTTCGCTCACAAATGCCGGTCGCTCATCCTTCACAAATGCTGGGAAGACGGAACGTAAAGGTTTGGAGCTTTCAATTGACTCCAGATTTGAAAATAATATCAGCACTTATTTTGCTTACACTTTACTGGACGCTGAGTTTAAAGATTCGTTTACATTCAGACCTACAACCACAACATCAAGAACAGTATTGGCTGGCAACAAAATCCCAGGCACTTATCGTAGCCAGATTTATGGAGAAATTGCCTGGAGCTATCAGCCACTGGGATTTTTCACTGCTTTTGAGGGTCGCCACAACAGCAAAGTGTTTGTGGATGACGTGAATAGTGACTCAGCACCTTCTTATACCATCTTCAATCTGCGTGCAGGATTTGAGCAAAATCTGACCAATTGGAGATTTAAAGAGTTTGTTCGTGTAGAAAATATGTTCGATAAAGAGTACATCGGCTCAGTAAGAATTAATGATGGCAACAGATTGTTTTATGAAACAGCAGCAGACCGCAACTATCTCGTCGGCTTGAGCGCGCAATACAAATTCTAA
- the mgtE gene encoding magnesium transporter: MTEDQEHDEKVSEGKESLSDTLQQVIHLLDKHKLVEHVVHRQDMPNHDLVENLVHKQNLNILQHKLDQLHPADVAYILESLPLDDRLMVWDLVKAERDGEILLEVSDAVRQTLIADMDSEELLAAAEQLDTDELADLAPDLPKDVLQDLLYSLDTQHRERLQSALSYPEDTVGAIMDFDIVTIRDDITLEVVLRYLRRLPKFPDHTDKLFVINRDDILQGVLPLKRIILNDPETKVGDIMSTDAVVFHPEDMADQAAMAFERYDLVTAPVVDNNRKLVGRITVDTVMDIIREEAEADMLSWAGLREEEDFFASIWKSVQNRWAWLAINLVTALVASRVIGLFEGSIEKIVALAALMPIVAGIGGNSGNQTTTMIVRGLALGQISGYHMKSLLQKEMGVALLNGLLWGSVLGLIAFWLYHNAALGLVMMAAMTLNLLLAAVIGVTIPLVMNKLDRDPAVGSSVLITAITDSGGFMIFLGLATIFLL, encoded by the coding sequence ATGACAGAAGATCAAGAACATGATGAGAAAGTGTCCGAAGGCAAGGAAAGCCTGAGTGATACTTTGCAGCAGGTGATCCACTTGCTGGATAAGCACAAATTGGTTGAGCATGTGGTGCATAGGCAAGATATGCCTAATCATGACTTGGTTGAGAATCTGGTTCATAAACAGAATCTGAATATCCTGCAACACAAGCTGGATCAGCTGCATCCTGCTGACGTGGCTTACATCCTTGAGTCGCTGCCATTAGATGATCGTTTGATGGTGTGGGATCTGGTCAAAGCCGAGCGTGACGGTGAAATCCTGCTTGAAGTGTCAGATGCGGTCCGCCAGACACTGATCGCAGACATGGATAGTGAAGAGTTGCTGGCTGCTGCTGAGCAGCTGGATACTGATGAGCTGGCAGACCTGGCGCCAGACTTGCCAAAAGACGTGTTGCAGGACCTGCTATATAGTCTGGATACGCAACATCGTGAGCGTTTGCAATCGGCCTTGTCGTATCCGGAAGACACTGTGGGTGCCATCATGGATTTCGATATCGTCACCATCCGCGATGATATCACGCTGGAAGTGGTGTTGCGTTATCTGCGCAGGTTGCCAAAATTCCCAGACCATACGGATAAACTATTTGTCATTAATCGCGATGATATCCTGCAAGGCGTACTGCCACTTAAGCGCATCATCCTCAATGATCCTGAGACTAAAGTGGGCGATATCATGTCGACTGATGCGGTGGTATTCCATCCGGAAGACATGGCTGACCAGGCTGCGATGGCGTTTGAACGTTATGACCTGGTGACGGCACCTGTAGTAGACAATAACCGTAAATTAGTGGGACGTATTACGGTAGATACAGTGATGGATATTATTCGTGAGGAAGCCGAAGCCGATATGCTGTCCTGGGCTGGGTTGCGTGAGGAAGAAGACTTTTTCGCATCTATCTGGAAATCAGTACAAAACCGTTGGGCCTGGCTGGCGATTAACCTCGTCACCGCGCTGGTCGCTTCACGAGTGATTGGTCTGTTTGAAGGCAGCATTGAAAAAATCGTTGCGCTGGCGGCGCTGATGCCTATTGTTGCCGGCATTGGCGGCAATTCTGGCAACCAAACCACCACCATGATTGTACGTGGTCTGGCGCTTGGGCAGATTTCTGGTTACCACATGAAGTCACTGCTGCAAAAGGAAATGGGGGTGGCGTTGCTCAACGGGTTGCTATGGGGCAGTGTGTTAGGCCTGATTGCTTTCTGGTTATACCATAATGCAGCGTTGGGTCTGGTCATGATGGCGGCAATGACGCTGAATCTATTGCTGGCTGCTGTGATTGGCGTCACGATCCCATTGGTAATGAATAAGCTAGACCGTGATCCGGCCGTCGGCTCTAGCGTACTCATTACGGCCATCACCGACAGTGGCGGCTTTATGATTTTCCTCGGCCTAGCCACCATCTTCCTGTTGTAA